In the genome of Streptomyces aquilus, the window GGCGCAGCGGGACCTCTGTGTCGGTCAGCGCCGGCCCTTCCTCGGCTCCGAGGACCCAGTCGAACAGGTCCACGCTGGCGAAGTCGGCGAACCGGGGTACGACGACCCCGATCAGCTCCTCCGCCGTGCGCACGAGGTCGAGGGAGGTGCCGATGGTGGCGGCCGCCTCGTTCAGCAGGGCCAGTCGCTGGCGGGCCCAGTACTGCTCGGTGCTGTCGAAGGCCGCCATGCCGGTTCCGATGAGCCGGCCGTCGGCGTCTCTCACCGGCCACATCTCGGTGGTCCAGGCGTGCTCCCGGTTCGAGGACGGCGCGTGCGCGTAGCTCTCGTAGCGGGTCGGCCGGCCCGTCTCGATGACCTGCTCCAGATGGTGCAGGAATCCCCGGTTGTACCCGACGTCCAGAACGGTGTCCATGAAGTACCGGCCGAGCAGGGTCTCGGCGGGCACCCCCATCACCTGGCAGGAGGCCTCGTTGAGCCGCAGATAGTGCTGGCCGGTGTCGAACACGGACAACGACATGGAGGCCTGCTGGAAGGCCCGCTCCGTCAGGGAGGGCTCGCGTTCCCCGGGCGGCGCGGTGATCACGTATCCGGCGGGGCCGCCGCCCTCGCCCAGCACGGGGCATGCCGTGAGGTGCAGGGCGACGGACGACCCGTCGCGGTGGCGCAGGACGACGGTGCCGGCCAGCGTGGCCACGGCTTCGGGCGGCGGGTCCTCGGCGAGCAGCTCACGCACCGGCCGCCCCACGGCCTCCTCGGCCGGGTAGCCGGTCAGTCGCCGGGCACCGTCGCTCCACCCCGTCACCGTGCCGCGGGCGTCGATGATCGCCGCGGCGGAGGCGTGCTCCATGTCGTCCAGGATGGTCCCTTTGCCGCACCGCATCAACCGCGGTGGGGCCTTCGGGACCCGGGCGTCACTTCCGGGGCGCCCGGGAGGCGAGCGCCCTCCACCGCCGCGCGGACGCGCGCGTCACTTCCGGTGGGCCCGCAACGCGGCGAGGGCCTTGTCCGCGTGGGTGTTCATCCGCAGCTCACTGCGCACGACCTCCAGGACCGTGCGGTCCTGTGCGATGACGAAGGTGACCCGCTTGGTGGGGGCCAGCGAGAAGCCGCGGGCCACGCCGAACCGCTCCCTGATGGTCCCGTCGGCGTCGGACAGCAGCGGCATGCCGAGCGAGTGGGCGCCCGCGAACTCCTGCTGGCGCTCCACGGAGTCCCCGCTGATGCCGACGGGACGGGCCCCGGCCGCGGCGAACTCGGCGGCCAGGTCGCGGAAGTGGCAGGCCTCCGCGGTGCAGCCGGGGGTCATCGCGGCCGGGTAGAAGAACAGCACGATCGGCCCGTCCGCCAGCAGTGAGGTCAGGCTGCGGGGCGTGCCGGTCTCGTCCGGCAGCTCGAAGTCCTCGATCGTGTCACCGACCGCTATCACCTTGCTCATGCCCGGCCCTTTCCGTTGTTCGCGACGTTGCGTGCCCACAGCACGAGGGGAAGTTGCAGC includes:
- a CDS encoding peroxiredoxin, which encodes MSKVIAVGDTIEDFELPDETGTPRSLTSLLADGPIVLFFYPAAMTPGCTAEACHFRDLAAEFAAAGARPVGISGDSVERQQEFAGAHSLGMPLLSDADGTIRERFGVARGFSLAPTKRVTFVIAQDRTVLEVVRSELRMNTHADKALAALRAHRK